Proteins encoded within one genomic window of Candidatus Omnitrophota bacterium:
- a CDS encoding ATP-grasp domain-containing protein has product MGLLVGLTFDIKSRKVPKGSPSDLWAEHDSEETISAVVEAIDSGGNKAIRIGSSKRLLSGLFSLKFDIIFNIAEGISGRNRESEVPVLLDIAGIPYAGSDALTLSVSLDKVISKKIFMYHGIPTPAYFECVKGGRAAVPKGLKFPFIVKPRYEGSAKGIGPGSVVRNMSSLEKQTDEIIRKYGQPALVEEFIDGWEFTVGIIGNRDPVVLPVVQRHVEIETGLSSHIFDKTCADKQYSSFMDRRELKYRDIMDIDPGLEERIKRFALKAFNGLECRDFARIDFRVDREKRVYMLEINPLPSLARDDYFSMVAELMGVTYERMINMMFGAALDRCGLR; this is encoded by the coding sequence TCCGCTGTCGTGGAGGCTATTGATTCGGGCGGTAACAAGGCGATACGTATAGGTTCATCCAAGCGCCTCCTCTCCGGATTATTCTCCCTGAAATTCGACATAATCTTTAATATAGCCGAGGGCATCTCCGGGAGGAACCGCGAATCCGAAGTCCCGGTGCTCCTCGACATCGCCGGCATACCTTACGCAGGTTCCGACGCGCTCACACTTTCCGTCTCTCTCGATAAGGTAATATCAAAAAAAATATTCATGTATCACGGGATCCCGACACCGGCATATTTCGAATGCGTAAAAGGCGGCAGGGCCGCCGTGCCCAAAGGATTAAAGTTCCCGTTTATAGTAAAGCCTCGATATGAGGGCTCGGCCAAGGGGATAGGCCCCGGTTCGGTGGTCCGGAATATGTCCTCTCTCGAGAAGCAAACAGATGAAATAATCAGGAAATACGGGCAGCCGGCCCTGGTCGAGGAATTTATCGACGGATGGGAGTTCACCGTCGGGATAATAGGGAACAGGGATCCCGTCGTCCTTCCGGTCGTGCAGCGCCACGTGGAGATCGAAACCGGATTGAGCAGCCATATTTTCGATAAGACCTGCGCGGACAAGCAGTATAGTTCATTCATGGATAGGCGGGAACTAAAATACAGGGATATTATGGATATAGACCCGGGACTCGAGGAGAGGATAAAGAGATTTGCGCTTAAGGCCTTCAATGGGCTGGAGTGCAGGGATTTCGCCAGGATAGACTTCCGCGTTGACCGGGAAAAAAGGGTTTATATGCTTGAGATCAACCCGCTCCCGTCCCTGGCGCGGGACGACTATTTTTCCATGGTCGCGGAACTTATGGGCGTCACTTATGAGAGGATGATAAACATGATGTTCGGGGCCGCTTTGGACAGGTGCGGACTGCGATGA
- a CDS encoding class I SAM-dependent methyltransferase has product MKDAYSHPGFCDVAYDWDRRPECDFIERCIEKYSGANGRSVLDMACGTGIHLMEFARRGYEAAGIDGRKEMVDFVLKKAAAEGLDVKCAQADMKGFDTGRKFGCAICMLDSFRYLLTDEDILRHLRSVAASLDGGGLYIIDLWMPEDDRIGGWEDLCWTQERGNIRVDARYVQHGETFNPEEKTFDDELIFKVTGPSVNSTVTSRAKTRALLFAEFRELAGKSGSFEFKEKFYNFDFKSKEGYNIKSLRTNLVLKKRR; this is encoded by the coding sequence ATGAAAGACGCGTATTCGCATCCGGGCTTCTGCGACGTCGCCTACGACTGGGACAGGAGGCCGGAATGCGATTTCATAGAGCGGTGCATAGAGAAATATTCGGGCGCGAATGGCCGTTCCGTGCTTGATATGGCCTGCGGGACCGGGATACATCTTATGGAATTCGCGCGGCGCGGGTACGAAGCGGCGGGCATAGACGGGAGAAAAGAGATGGTCGATTTTGTCCTGAAGAAAGCCGCGGCCGAAGGCCTCGACGTAAAATGCGCACAGGCGGACATGAAGGGATTTGATACGGGCCGCAAGTTCGGATGCGCGATCTGCATGCTCGATTCGTTCAGGTACCTGCTTACCGACGAAGACATACTGCGCCACCTAAGGTCCGTCGCCGCTTCACTTGATGGCGGCGGGCTTTATATCATAGACCTCTGGATGCCGGAAGATGACCGTATCGGCGGATGGGAGGACCTTTGCTGGACCCAGGAGCGCGGTAATATCCGCGTAGACGCGAGATATGTCCAGCACGGGGAGACTTTCAACCCGGAGGAGAAGACCTTCGATGACGAGCTCATATTTAAAGTGACCGGCCCCTCGGTCAATTCTACCGTGACCTCGAGGGCCAAGACCAGGGCACTGCTCTTCGCCGAGTTCAGGGAGCTCGCAGGGAAGAGCGGATCATTTGAATTTAAGGAAAAATTTTATAATTTTGACTTTAAATCCAAAGAAGGATATAATATTAAATCATTAAGGACGAACCTGGTCCTCAAAAAACGGAGGTAA